The Fibrobacter sp. UWP2 genome segment TACGCGAAGGCCTTTGCCATTGGCGAAGAGATGGAACAGCGCAAGCGCATCCCGCTGGTCTCGGTTTTGCTCGCAAGCTACAACCACCAAAAGTATGTGGAGGCCGCCGTGCGCTCGGTAATGGAGCAAAAGGGCGTGGACTTTGAGCTCATTGTGGTGGACGACGGCAGTACCGACGGCTCGCCGCAGATTTTGGAACGCCTGCAGCGGGAGCTGGGCTTTACCTACGTGCACCGCGAAAACAAGGGCTTTATTGCGACCATGAACGAGCTTTTGCAAATGGCGCGAGGCAAGTACTACTGTTCTTTTGCCTCCGACGACGTGATGCCCGCCGAGCGCCTTTACAGGCAGAGCCAGTTTTTGGCGAAGCACAGCGGTAGCGTGGCGTGCTTTGGTCAGGTGGTGCCCATGACCGCCGAGGGCGTGATCGGCAAAAAGATGATCCCGCTCTACCTGCACAACGTGCCCGAGGTCAAGTTCGAGGAAATCTTTGTGAGCGACAAGGCGCTGCACGGGTGCTCCGAGATGTTCGTGACCGAGGCGGTGCGCTCGCTGGGCGGTTACGACACACGTTTTTACTTTGAAGACATGCCGCTGTACTTTGCGCTTTTGACCAAGTACGGCCCGCAGCCGGTTTCGCCCGACATTGTGTGCTGCGCCTACCGGGAGCACGGCAGCAACATGCACGGCGACCACAATAAAATGTACCGCGAGATTTTGCGCCTGCTTGAGCTGTACAAAAACCATCCGCTCTACGCCTACGCCTGCAAGCGCTGGCGCGCCCGTTGGTTCTCGACGCTCGCCTACAAGAACAAGCGGGAGGCTTTGCGCCGCCTGCCCGAGCTTGCGAGTCTCACGCCGGCGTTCATCAAGCGCTTGCCCAAACTGTTTATCCCGAGCTGGTTGCTAAAATGCTAGAGATCTCTGTGTGCATGGCGACTTTCAACGGCGCTCCGTATATCGAGGCGCAGTTGCAGAGCATTTTGGAGCAGCTGCCCGGCAATGCCGAGGTGGTGATTGCCGACGACGGCTCCACCGACGCGACACTCGAGAAGGTCAGTGCCATGGGGGACGCGCGCATCAAGGTCTTGAGCCCCGCGCAGCCCACAACGCAGGGGAGTACCGCCGCGCCGCTCGGCCCGACGTACAACCTGGAACGCGCTCTCGCCGCCGCCCAGGGCAAGTACATTTTCATTGCCGACCAAGACGACGTTTGGCTCCCGGGGAAGGTCTCCCGCGTGCTCGAGGCGCTTGAGCGCCATACCCTCGTGATGCATGACGCCTTCATGTTAGTCCCTACCGAGGGCGACTCCGAACCCGATACCCCGTCAAAACTGAGCTCTTTCCATCGCGACGGCCTCCTCTCCGACGTGCGTCCGTTTGGCAGGGGGCTTTTTAGAAACTGGCTCAAGAACGGCTACCACGGCTGCTGCTTGGCGTTCCGCAGGGAGCTGTTGACGCGCGCCCTCCCGTTCCCCAAGAACTTGCCCATGCACGACCAGTGGCTCGGCCTGATTGCCGAGAAGTACTTTGACGCCGTCTACCTGCCCGATGTGCTTGTAGAGTACCGGCAGCACAAAAAAAATGCCACCCGCATTACGGGCGGCCCTGCCGGAATCCTTCAAAAAATCAAGTGGCGTCTGGATTTGCTTAAAGCGCTGACGAGGCCATCCCACATCCCGCACTACACATCTCACATCGATTGAACAATCTCGCCCCAGCCCGCCTGCAAAAAAGCCCCTGCGCGCACCAGGTCGGCCTGCTCCTTTTCGTAGGTCTTTAGAATCTGGTTGTATTCCGAGACGTCGCGCACCATCTTCACGTCGTGCTTGAGTTTTTTCTCGAGCATGTCCTGTTTCCACTGCGCCACGGCGGCAAGGCCCTGGCAGCTTTTGTCGAGGCTCTCGAGGTAGGCGGGGAGGGCGTCCAAAAAGCGCTTTTCGAATGGCTGCGCCACCCCCTTTGCCTGCAAAAGCAGGTTGTTTTGCACAATGATGTTCTTGCGGACTTCGCTCATGAGGCGCACAATGCGTTCGTAGTCCACCTGCGGCCAAATGAGGCTGAACGGCCACATCTTTTTCCAGTGGAACTTAAAAAGGGATTCGTGCGCGGTGTTCTTGGCACGCAAAAGTTCCTTCAGGTTCTCGAAAATAATCTGCGACGGGAGCTTCTTTTGTTCGCTAATTTGGTCCATGGGCAGCAATATAGCCTTTTTTTAAAATATTTTTCTTGATTTGCCTTAAATTATGTATTATTTTGAAAGCAAACTCATTCATTTTTGAAGGATTCACATGGATAAGAAAAAATTCAAAATTTTGGCGATTGTGGACGCTGTCCTCATAGTCGCCCTCTTTGTGGTGATGTTCACCCTCAAGGGGCAGTACAACGAGCAGGCGCAGACCTCCGTTAAGGAGCAGGTGGGCGCTTACCAGACCACCGCCAACGGCATGCTGCAGGATGTGTGGAAGTCGGTTGACCAAAACGGCATGGCATGGAAACTCGTGTATGTGACGCTCACGGGCGACAAGACCGAGGCCAGCTTCGACGCCGCCGTCAAGGCAATCGAAGAGGACAAGGCCGCCCGCGAAAAGCAGCTGTTCTACGCGTTCACGGCCGCCGGCATCCCGCCCAAGGTCCAGAATGACATCAACGAGAAGGGCGGTCTCGCCGAATCCTTTGTGATCAAGAACGAGAAGGGCGCCAAGGAAGTCGCTTGCGGCAAGAACTGCTCCATCAGCTTCACGTTTGCCAAGGGCAAGCTCAAGAACGTCGACTAC includes the following:
- a CDS encoding glycosyltransferase, producing MEYSITNLAVDNVGENVYAKAFAIGEEMEQRKRIPLVSVLLASYNHQKYVEAAVRSVMEQKGVDFELIVVDDGSTDGSPQILERLQRELGFTYVHRENKGFIATMNELLQMARGKYYCSFASDDVMPAERLYRQSQFLAKHSGSVACFGQVVPMTAEGVIGKKMIPLYLHNVPEVKFEEIFVSDKALHGCSEMFVTEAVRSLGGYDTRFYFEDMPLYFALLTKYGPQPVSPDIVCCAYREHGSNMHGDHNKMYREILRLLELYKNHPLYAYACKRWRARWFSTLAYKNKREALRRLPELASLTPAFIKRLPKLFIPSWLLKC
- a CDS encoding glycosyltransferase; amino-acid sequence: MLEISVCMATFNGAPYIEAQLQSILEQLPGNAEVVIADDGSTDATLEKVSAMGDARIKVLSPAQPTTQGSTAAPLGPTYNLERALAAAQGKYIFIADQDDVWLPGKVSRVLEALERHTLVMHDAFMLVPTEGDSEPDTPSKLSSFHRDGLLSDVRPFGRGLFRNWLKNGYHGCCLAFRRELLTRALPFPKNLPMHDQWLGLIAEKYFDAVYLPDVLVEYRQHKKNATRITGGPAGILQKIKWRLDLLKALTRPSHIPHYTSHID